A part of Podarcis muralis chromosome 15, rPodMur119.hap1.1, whole genome shotgun sequence genomic DNA contains:
- the CDON gene encoding cell adhesion molecule-related/down-regulated by oncogenes isoform X1 — translation MHPDPGPLQELLFLIVTICFSTTASDLIPHFVSEPLSTIQKPGATVKLHCTAEPSTAHVAWLFNGEKLHKKVEQVDSQPGYLTIFSLSPSNSGVYQCIVNNSIGAIISRPATVSIAYLDDFETSVRNTIVAEEGNTALISCKPPKSSPEAHIRFRVRGKWLEQSTENYLILPSGNLQILNVSSDDKGFYKCAAYNPVTDDLKHEPSGHKLIISSSSSDNFHIVHPTTSQTLAVPQHNPLMLECVVSGLSVSYVHWYKDGQDVLTKGRWRMLHSHLMIDSINTSDAGNYSCVVDNKSGVVKHVNYSINVLESPSISKGLQDQLVSLGKNIHLSCEIHGNPTPNLTWYHNAAPVHLSSRHLPSGNKLRINGFAREDSGLYQCLVNNGIGFVQSTGRLHSQGDRGFKPTITSLPANSRVAEGDTVTLSCNATGLPPPVIRWYNSHGLITSHPSQVLYSKSRKSSSQARTGNSISDRTYFIMSRSGSSSLYVQPVTSEHAGKYTCEAMNEYGTARSEAFLTVDSYEASTKAEEIAPVEIAQSDEGDGDYDSDTGLQSSSPTEILTEEVATEKTSSGISPPEAPIILSPPQTLKPDQYNLVWRPGKDGGQPINAYFVKYRKLDDNLNVTNWNTVRVPGSENELSLSELEPSSLYEVLMVARNVAGEGQPSMLTFRTSKEKTSSSKNTQAPSQPVGIPKHSVIQEGATNNFGVVLPDSSRHSGVPEAPDRPTISTASETSVYVTWIPRANGGSPITAFKVEYKRMNRNSEWLVAADNISPSKLSVEVGSLDPGAAYKFRVIAINNYGESPRSSASRPYQVAGFTNRFSNRPVTGPHIAYTEAVSDTQIMLKWTYITSSNNNTPIQGFYIYYRPTDSDNDSDYKRDVVEGTKQWHLISHLQPETSYDIKMQCYNEGGESDYSNVMICETKVKRTPGASEYPVKDLSTPPNSPDRGVGSNAGQPNGPVRSSDMLYLIVGCVLGVMVLILIAFIAMCLWKNRQQIAMQKYDPPGYLYQRADINGQMVEYTTLPGTSRINGSIHGNFISNGNHNNGCLHLHHKVPNGTNGIMNGAVNGGTVVYPRHTNSLSRAHMEYEHTHHLGNGGGVYTAMPQTDPSECANCRNCRNNNRCFTKTSGTFGSNPAAVMPIVAPYQQDSLEMKPLNHMMVAMCLASTTPGCNAEAEEDGKEKVDPPSPQDSCDQENVNPLSTDCIEDHSAHLETSDHMLSWSPLILQPLSKDCNEKTEGISNGVTLDGLGSLRQLQVQET, via the exons ATGCATCCTGATCCTGGACCTTTACAAGAACTACTTTTTCTTATAGTTACCATTTGCTTCTCAACTACAGCTTCAG atTTGATTCCTCACTTTGTTTCTGAGCCACTTTCTACCATCCAGAAACCTGGTGCAACTGTAAAGCTTCATTGTACTGCTGAGCCCTCCACGGCTCATGTAGCTTGGCTATTCAATGGAGAGAAATTACACAAGAAAGTGGAGCAAGTAGACTCACAGCCAGGATACCTTACAATCTTCTCCCTTAGCCCTTCAAATTCAGGTGTATACCAATGCATAGTCAATAACAGCATTGGTGCAATTATCAGCAGGCCTGCAACAGTATCCATTGCCT ATCTTGATGATTTTGAGACCTCAGTGAGGAACACAATTGTTGCGGAAGAAGGGAATACTGCTTTAATCAGTTGCAAGCCACCCAAAAGTAGTCCAGAGGCACATATTCGTTTCCGTGTACGAGGGAAATGGCTGGAACAATCAACAG AAAACTACCTAATTCTCCCATCTGGAAATCTGCAAATTTTGAATGTATCTTCAGATGACAAAGGATTCTATAAGTGTGCAGCATATAACCCAGTCACTGATGATCTTAAACATGAACCCAGTGGACATAAGCTCATAATCAGCA GCTCTTCCTCAGACAACTTTCACATTGTTCATCCCACCACTTCTCAGACTTTGGCAGTACCTCAGCACAATCCTTTGATGTTGGAATGTGTTGTTAGTGGGCTGTCTGTTTCTTATGTCCATTGGTATAAGGATGGCCAAGATGTACTCACTAAAGGCAGGTGGAGAATGCTTCACTCTCATCTTATGATAGACTCGATTAATACGTCAGATGCTGGAAATTACTCCTGTGTGGTGGATAACAAGTCCGGAGTTGTGAAACATGTAAACTACAGTATAAATGTACTTG AATCGCCATCAATTTCAAAAGGATTGCAAGATCAGTTAGTGTCCCTGGGTAAAAATATACATCTTTCCTGTGAAATACATGGAAACCCGACACCTAACCTCACCTGGTACCATAATGCAGCTCCTGTCCATCTTTCTTCACGGCACTTACCTTCAGGAAACAAGCTGAGAATTAATGGTTTTGCCAGAGAAGATTCGGGGTTGTATCAGTGTTTAGTCAACAATGGCATTGGATTTGTGCAGTCTACTGGGAGACTTCATTCCCAAGGAG aCAGAGGCTTCAAGCCAACTATAACCTCGCTGCCAGCAAACAGCAGAGTAGCAGAAGGTGACACAGTCACGCTGTCCTGCAATGCCACTGGGTTGCCTCCGCCTGTAATCCGTTGGTACAACAGTCATGGGCTGATTACCAGCCATCCTTCACAGGTGCTTTATTCAAAATCACGGAAGTCATCCTCCCAAGCAAGAACTGGCAACTCCATTTCAGACAGAACCTACTTCATCATGTCTCGCAGTGGATCAAGCTCCTTATATGTTCAGCCTGTTACATCAGAGCATGCTGGGAAATATACCTGTGAAGCAATGAATGAATATGGGACTGCTCGTTCCGAAGCTTTCCTTACCGTTG ATTCCTACGAAGCTAGTACAAAAGCAGAAGAAATTGCTCCTGTGGAAATTGCCCAGAGTGATGAAGGAGATGGAGATTATGATTCTGATACGGGCCTTCAAAGTTCATCTCCAACAGAGATTCTTACTGAAGAAGTCGCTACAGAAAAAACATCCAGTGGCATTTCTCCACCAGAAGCTCCAATCATTCTCAGTCCTCCACAGACTCTTAAACCAGATCAGTACAATCTGGTATGGCGCCCTGGAAAAGATGGTGGTCAGCCAATTAATGCCTATTTTGTGAAATATCGCAAG TTGGATGATAATCTCAATGTTACCAACTGGAATACAGTTCGTGTCCCTGGAAGCGAAAATGAACTTTCTCTCTCAGAACTGGAACCTTCCAGTCTCTATGAAGTCTTGATGGTAGCCAGAAATGTGGCCGGTGAAGGCCAGCCTTCCATGCTTACTTTCCGTACTAGCAAAG AAAAAACCTCCTCCTCAAAAAATACACAGGCTCCCTCTCAACCAGTTGGTATTCCTAAGCACTCTGTCATTCAAGAAGGGGCAACCAACAATTTTGGAGTGGTCCTTCCAGATTCATCTCGACATAGTGGAG TACCTGAGGCACCAGATCGACCTACTATTTCCACGGCATCAGAGACTTCTGTTTATGTCACTTGGATCCCACGTGCCAATGGTGGATCACCCATCACTGCCTTTAAAGTAGAATATAAACGCATGAACAGGAACAGTGAGTGGCTGGTTGCAGCTGATAACATCTCCCCTTCCAAACTTTCAGTGGAAGTTGGCAGTTTGGATCCAG GAGCTGCATATAAGTTTCGTGTGATTGCTATTAATAACTACGGGGAGAGCCCACGAAGTTCTGCCTCTCGGCCTTATCAGGTAGCTGGATTTACCAATCGGTTTTCCAACCGACCCGTCACAGGACCTCACATTGCTTACACTGAGGCGGTCAGCGACACTCAGATCATGTTAAAGTGGACT TATATCACttcaagcaacaacaacacacccatCCAAGGATTTTATATTTATTACCGGCCAACAGATAGTGACAATGATAGTGATTACAAGAGGGATGTTGTGGAAG GCACAAAGCAGTGGCACTTGATAAGTCACCTGCAACCTGAAACATCTTATGATATTAAAATGCAGTGCTACAATGAAGGAGGTGAAAGTGACTACAGCAATGTGATGATCTGTGAGACCAAAG TGAAGCGCACACCTGGAGCATCAGAATACCCAGTGAAGGACCTTAGCACACCACCAAATTCTCCTGATCGTGGAGTTGGGAGTAATGCTGGTCAACCAAATGGTCCCGTCCGAAGCAGTGACATGTTATACCTGATTGTGGGCTGTGTCCTTGGAGTGATGGTGCTCATTCTGATAGCCTTCATTGCTATGTGCTTGTGGAAGAATCGCCAGCAAATTGCCATGCAGA AGTATGACCCTCCTGGTTACCTTTACCAACGTGCTGATATCAATGGGCAAATGGTTGAGTACACGACATTACCAGGCACAAGTCGTATCAATGGCAGCATACATGGAAACTTTATCAGTAATGGAAACCATAATAATGGTTGCCTTCATCTCCATCACAAGGTTCCTAATGGAACGAATGGAATCATGAATGGTGCTGTAAATGGAGGAACTGTTGTTTATCCAAGGCACACTAACTCCCTGTCCAGAGCACACATGGAATATGAACACACCCACCACCTCGGAAAT GGTGGTGGTGTATACACAGCTATGCCTCAGACAGACCCTTCAGAATGCGCGAACTGCCGGAACTGTCGGAACAATAACAG GTGCTTCACTAAAACCAGTGGCACTTTTGGAAGCAACCCTGCAGCTGTGATGCCCATCGTAGCACCTTATCAGCAGGACAGTTTAGAAATGAAACCGTTGAATCATATGATGGTTGCGATGTGCTTAGCGTCCACAACCCCCGGATGCAACGCTGAGGCAGAGGAAGATGGCAAGGAGAAAGTGGATCCCCCATCTCCTCAGGACTCCTGTGACCAAGAAAATGTGAATCCACTCAGTACAGATTGTATAGAAG atcACAGTGCACATTTGGAAACATCAGATCACATGTTAAGCTGGAGCCCCCTTATTCTCCAGCCTCTTTCAAAAGACTGTAATGAAAAGACAGAAGGGATTTCAAATGGCGTTACGTTGGATGGTTTGGGGAGTCTTCGACAGCTCCAAGTACAAGAGACTTAA
- the CDON gene encoding cell adhesion molecule-related/down-regulated by oncogenes isoform X2, with product MHPDPGPLQELLFLIVTICFSTTASDLIPHFVSEPLSTIQKPGATVKLHCTAEPSTAHVAWLFNGEKLHKKVEQVDSQPGYLTIFSLSPSNSGVYQCIVNNSIGAIISRPATVSIAYLDDFETSVRNTIVAEEGNTALISCKPPKSSPEAHIRFRVRGKWLEQSTGSSSDNFHIVHPTTSQTLAVPQHNPLMLECVVSGLSVSYVHWYKDGQDVLTKGRWRMLHSHLMIDSINTSDAGNYSCVVDNKSGVVKHVNYSINVLESPSISKGLQDQLVSLGKNIHLSCEIHGNPTPNLTWYHNAAPVHLSSRHLPSGNKLRINGFAREDSGLYQCLVNNGIGFVQSTGRLHSQGDRGFKPTITSLPANSRVAEGDTVTLSCNATGLPPPVIRWYNSHGLITSHPSQVLYSKSRKSSSQARTGNSISDRTYFIMSRSGSSSLYVQPVTSEHAGKYTCEAMNEYGTARSEAFLTVDSYEASTKAEEIAPVEIAQSDEGDGDYDSDTGLQSSSPTEILTEEVATEKTSSGISPPEAPIILSPPQTLKPDQYNLVWRPGKDGGQPINAYFVKYRKLDDNLNVTNWNTVRVPGSENELSLSELEPSSLYEVLMVARNVAGEGQPSMLTFRTSKEKTSSSKNTQAPSQPVGIPKHSVIQEGATNNFGVVLPDSSRHSGVPEAPDRPTISTASETSVYVTWIPRANGGSPITAFKVEYKRMNRNSEWLVAADNISPSKLSVEVGSLDPGAAYKFRVIAINNYGESPRSSASRPYQVAGFTNRFSNRPVTGPHIAYTEAVSDTQIMLKWTYITSSNNNTPIQGFYIYYRPTDSDNDSDYKRDVVEGTKQWHLISHLQPETSYDIKMQCYNEGGESDYSNVMICETKVKRTPGASEYPVKDLSTPPNSPDRGVGSNAGQPNGPVRSSDMLYLIVGCVLGVMVLILIAFIAMCLWKNRQQIAMQKYDPPGYLYQRADINGQMVEYTTLPGTSRINGSIHGNFISNGNHNNGCLHLHHKVPNGTNGIMNGAVNGGTVVYPRHTNSLSRAHMEYEHTHHLGNGGGVYTAMPQTDPSECANCRNCRNNNRCFTKTSGTFGSNPAAVMPIVAPYQQDSLEMKPLNHMMVAMCLASTTPGCNAEAEEDGKEKVDPPSPQDSCDQENVNPLSTDCIEDHSAHLETSDHMLSWSPLILQPLSKDCNEKTEGISNGVTLDGLGSLRQLQVQET from the exons ATGCATCCTGATCCTGGACCTTTACAAGAACTACTTTTTCTTATAGTTACCATTTGCTTCTCAACTACAGCTTCAG atTTGATTCCTCACTTTGTTTCTGAGCCACTTTCTACCATCCAGAAACCTGGTGCAACTGTAAAGCTTCATTGTACTGCTGAGCCCTCCACGGCTCATGTAGCTTGGCTATTCAATGGAGAGAAATTACACAAGAAAGTGGAGCAAGTAGACTCACAGCCAGGATACCTTACAATCTTCTCCCTTAGCCCTTCAAATTCAGGTGTATACCAATGCATAGTCAATAACAGCATTGGTGCAATTATCAGCAGGCCTGCAACAGTATCCATTGCCT ATCTTGATGATTTTGAGACCTCAGTGAGGAACACAATTGTTGCGGAAGAAGGGAATACTGCTTTAATCAGTTGCAAGCCACCCAAAAGTAGTCCAGAGGCACATATTCGTTTCCGTGTACGAGGGAAATGGCTGGAACAATCAACAG GCTCTTCCTCAGACAACTTTCACATTGTTCATCCCACCACTTCTCAGACTTTGGCAGTACCTCAGCACAATCCTTTGATGTTGGAATGTGTTGTTAGTGGGCTGTCTGTTTCTTATGTCCATTGGTATAAGGATGGCCAAGATGTACTCACTAAAGGCAGGTGGAGAATGCTTCACTCTCATCTTATGATAGACTCGATTAATACGTCAGATGCTGGAAATTACTCCTGTGTGGTGGATAACAAGTCCGGAGTTGTGAAACATGTAAACTACAGTATAAATGTACTTG AATCGCCATCAATTTCAAAAGGATTGCAAGATCAGTTAGTGTCCCTGGGTAAAAATATACATCTTTCCTGTGAAATACATGGAAACCCGACACCTAACCTCACCTGGTACCATAATGCAGCTCCTGTCCATCTTTCTTCACGGCACTTACCTTCAGGAAACAAGCTGAGAATTAATGGTTTTGCCAGAGAAGATTCGGGGTTGTATCAGTGTTTAGTCAACAATGGCATTGGATTTGTGCAGTCTACTGGGAGACTTCATTCCCAAGGAG aCAGAGGCTTCAAGCCAACTATAACCTCGCTGCCAGCAAACAGCAGAGTAGCAGAAGGTGACACAGTCACGCTGTCCTGCAATGCCACTGGGTTGCCTCCGCCTGTAATCCGTTGGTACAACAGTCATGGGCTGATTACCAGCCATCCTTCACAGGTGCTTTATTCAAAATCACGGAAGTCATCCTCCCAAGCAAGAACTGGCAACTCCATTTCAGACAGAACCTACTTCATCATGTCTCGCAGTGGATCAAGCTCCTTATATGTTCAGCCTGTTACATCAGAGCATGCTGGGAAATATACCTGTGAAGCAATGAATGAATATGGGACTGCTCGTTCCGAAGCTTTCCTTACCGTTG ATTCCTACGAAGCTAGTACAAAAGCAGAAGAAATTGCTCCTGTGGAAATTGCCCAGAGTGATGAAGGAGATGGAGATTATGATTCTGATACGGGCCTTCAAAGTTCATCTCCAACAGAGATTCTTACTGAAGAAGTCGCTACAGAAAAAACATCCAGTGGCATTTCTCCACCAGAAGCTCCAATCATTCTCAGTCCTCCACAGACTCTTAAACCAGATCAGTACAATCTGGTATGGCGCCCTGGAAAAGATGGTGGTCAGCCAATTAATGCCTATTTTGTGAAATATCGCAAG TTGGATGATAATCTCAATGTTACCAACTGGAATACAGTTCGTGTCCCTGGAAGCGAAAATGAACTTTCTCTCTCAGAACTGGAACCTTCCAGTCTCTATGAAGTCTTGATGGTAGCCAGAAATGTGGCCGGTGAAGGCCAGCCTTCCATGCTTACTTTCCGTACTAGCAAAG AAAAAACCTCCTCCTCAAAAAATACACAGGCTCCCTCTCAACCAGTTGGTATTCCTAAGCACTCTGTCATTCAAGAAGGGGCAACCAACAATTTTGGAGTGGTCCTTCCAGATTCATCTCGACATAGTGGAG TACCTGAGGCACCAGATCGACCTACTATTTCCACGGCATCAGAGACTTCTGTTTATGTCACTTGGATCCCACGTGCCAATGGTGGATCACCCATCACTGCCTTTAAAGTAGAATATAAACGCATGAACAGGAACAGTGAGTGGCTGGTTGCAGCTGATAACATCTCCCCTTCCAAACTTTCAGTGGAAGTTGGCAGTTTGGATCCAG GAGCTGCATATAAGTTTCGTGTGATTGCTATTAATAACTACGGGGAGAGCCCACGAAGTTCTGCCTCTCGGCCTTATCAGGTAGCTGGATTTACCAATCGGTTTTCCAACCGACCCGTCACAGGACCTCACATTGCTTACACTGAGGCGGTCAGCGACACTCAGATCATGTTAAAGTGGACT TATATCACttcaagcaacaacaacacacccatCCAAGGATTTTATATTTATTACCGGCCAACAGATAGTGACAATGATAGTGATTACAAGAGGGATGTTGTGGAAG GCACAAAGCAGTGGCACTTGATAAGTCACCTGCAACCTGAAACATCTTATGATATTAAAATGCAGTGCTACAATGAAGGAGGTGAAAGTGACTACAGCAATGTGATGATCTGTGAGACCAAAG TGAAGCGCACACCTGGAGCATCAGAATACCCAGTGAAGGACCTTAGCACACCACCAAATTCTCCTGATCGTGGAGTTGGGAGTAATGCTGGTCAACCAAATGGTCCCGTCCGAAGCAGTGACATGTTATACCTGATTGTGGGCTGTGTCCTTGGAGTGATGGTGCTCATTCTGATAGCCTTCATTGCTATGTGCTTGTGGAAGAATCGCCAGCAAATTGCCATGCAGA AGTATGACCCTCCTGGTTACCTTTACCAACGTGCTGATATCAATGGGCAAATGGTTGAGTACACGACATTACCAGGCACAAGTCGTATCAATGGCAGCATACATGGAAACTTTATCAGTAATGGAAACCATAATAATGGTTGCCTTCATCTCCATCACAAGGTTCCTAATGGAACGAATGGAATCATGAATGGTGCTGTAAATGGAGGAACTGTTGTTTATCCAAGGCACACTAACTCCCTGTCCAGAGCACACATGGAATATGAACACACCCACCACCTCGGAAAT GGTGGTGGTGTATACACAGCTATGCCTCAGACAGACCCTTCAGAATGCGCGAACTGCCGGAACTGTCGGAACAATAACAG GTGCTTCACTAAAACCAGTGGCACTTTTGGAAGCAACCCTGCAGCTGTGATGCCCATCGTAGCACCTTATCAGCAGGACAGTTTAGAAATGAAACCGTTGAATCATATGATGGTTGCGATGTGCTTAGCGTCCACAACCCCCGGATGCAACGCTGAGGCAGAGGAAGATGGCAAGGAGAAAGTGGATCCCCCATCTCCTCAGGACTCCTGTGACCAAGAAAATGTGAATCCACTCAGTACAGATTGTATAGAAG atcACAGTGCACATTTGGAAACATCAGATCACATGTTAAGCTGGAGCCCCCTTATTCTCCAGCCTCTTTCAAAAGACTGTAATGAAAAGACAGAAGGGATTTCAAATGGCGTTACGTTGGATGGTTTGGGGAGTCTTCGACAGCTCCAAGTACAAGAGACTTAA
- the CDON gene encoding cell adhesion molecule-related/down-regulated by oncogenes isoform X3 yields MHPDPGPLQELLFLIVTICFSTTASDLIPHFVSEPLSTIQKPGATVKLHCTAEPSTAHVAWLFNGEKLHKKVEQVDSQPGYLTIFSLSPSNSGVYQCIVNNSIGAIISRPATVSIAYLDDFETSVRNTIVAEEGNTALISCKPPKSSPEAHIRFRVRGKWLEQSTENYLILPSGNLQILNVSSDDKGFYKCAAYNPVTDDLKHEPSGHKLIISSSSSDNFHIVHPTTSQTLAVPQHNPLMLECVVSGLSVSYVHWYKDGQDVLTKGRWRMLHSHLMIDSINTSDAGNYSCVVDNKSGVVKHVNYSINVLESPSISKGLQDQLVSLGKNIHLSCEIHGNPTPNLTWYHNAAPVHLSSRHLPSGNKLRINGFAREDSGLYQCLVNNGIGFVQSTGRLHSQGDRGFKPTITSLPANSRVAEGDTVTLSCNATGLPPPVIRWYNSHGLITSHPSQVLYSKSRKSSSQARTGNSISDRTYFIMSRSGSSSLYVQPVTSEHAGKYTCEAMNEYGTARSEAFLTVDSYEASTKAEEIAPVEIAQSDEGDGDYDSDTGLQSSSPTEILTEEVATEKTSSGISPPEAPIILSPPQTLKPDQYNLVWRPGKDGGQPINAYFVKYRKLDDNLNVTNWNTVRVPGSENELSLSELEPSSLYEVLMVARNVAGEGQPSMLTFRTSKEKTSSSKNTQAPSQPVGIPKHSVIQEGATNNFGVVLPDSSRHSGVPEAPDRPTISTASETSVYVTWIPRANGGSPITAFKVEYKRMNRNSEWLVAADNISPSKLSVEVGSLDPGAAYKFRVIAINNYGESPRSSASRPYQVAGFTNRFSNRPVTGPHIAYTEAVSDTQIMLKWTYITSSNNNTPIQGFYIYYRPTDSDNDSDYKRDVVEGTKQWHLISHLQPETSYDIKMQCYNEGGESDYSNVMICETKEYDPPGYLYQRADINGQMVEYTTLPGTSRINGSIHGNFISNGNHNNGCLHLHHKVPNGTNGIMNGAVNGGTVVYPRHTNSLSRAHMEYEHTHHLGNGGGVYTAMPQTDPSECANCRNCRNNNRCFTKTSGTFGSNPAAVMPIVAPYQQDSLEMKPLNHMMVAMCLASTTPGCNAEAEEDGKEKVDPPSPQDSCDQENVNPLSTDCIEDHSAHLETSDHMLSWSPLILQPLSKDCNEKTEGISNGVTLDGLGSLRQLQVQET; encoded by the exons ATGCATCCTGATCCTGGACCTTTACAAGAACTACTTTTTCTTATAGTTACCATTTGCTTCTCAACTACAGCTTCAG atTTGATTCCTCACTTTGTTTCTGAGCCACTTTCTACCATCCAGAAACCTGGTGCAACTGTAAAGCTTCATTGTACTGCTGAGCCCTCCACGGCTCATGTAGCTTGGCTATTCAATGGAGAGAAATTACACAAGAAAGTGGAGCAAGTAGACTCACAGCCAGGATACCTTACAATCTTCTCCCTTAGCCCTTCAAATTCAGGTGTATACCAATGCATAGTCAATAACAGCATTGGTGCAATTATCAGCAGGCCTGCAACAGTATCCATTGCCT ATCTTGATGATTTTGAGACCTCAGTGAGGAACACAATTGTTGCGGAAGAAGGGAATACTGCTTTAATCAGTTGCAAGCCACCCAAAAGTAGTCCAGAGGCACATATTCGTTTCCGTGTACGAGGGAAATGGCTGGAACAATCAACAG AAAACTACCTAATTCTCCCATCTGGAAATCTGCAAATTTTGAATGTATCTTCAGATGACAAAGGATTCTATAAGTGTGCAGCATATAACCCAGTCACTGATGATCTTAAACATGAACCCAGTGGACATAAGCTCATAATCAGCA GCTCTTCCTCAGACAACTTTCACATTGTTCATCCCACCACTTCTCAGACTTTGGCAGTACCTCAGCACAATCCTTTGATGTTGGAATGTGTTGTTAGTGGGCTGTCTGTTTCTTATGTCCATTGGTATAAGGATGGCCAAGATGTACTCACTAAAGGCAGGTGGAGAATGCTTCACTCTCATCTTATGATAGACTCGATTAATACGTCAGATGCTGGAAATTACTCCTGTGTGGTGGATAACAAGTCCGGAGTTGTGAAACATGTAAACTACAGTATAAATGTACTTG AATCGCCATCAATTTCAAAAGGATTGCAAGATCAGTTAGTGTCCCTGGGTAAAAATATACATCTTTCCTGTGAAATACATGGAAACCCGACACCTAACCTCACCTGGTACCATAATGCAGCTCCTGTCCATCTTTCTTCACGGCACTTACCTTCAGGAAACAAGCTGAGAATTAATGGTTTTGCCAGAGAAGATTCGGGGTTGTATCAGTGTTTAGTCAACAATGGCATTGGATTTGTGCAGTCTACTGGGAGACTTCATTCCCAAGGAG aCAGAGGCTTCAAGCCAACTATAACCTCGCTGCCAGCAAACAGCAGAGTAGCAGAAGGTGACACAGTCACGCTGTCCTGCAATGCCACTGGGTTGCCTCCGCCTGTAATCCGTTGGTACAACAGTCATGGGCTGATTACCAGCCATCCTTCACAGGTGCTTTATTCAAAATCACGGAAGTCATCCTCCCAAGCAAGAACTGGCAACTCCATTTCAGACAGAACCTACTTCATCATGTCTCGCAGTGGATCAAGCTCCTTATATGTTCAGCCTGTTACATCAGAGCATGCTGGGAAATATACCTGTGAAGCAATGAATGAATATGGGACTGCTCGTTCCGAAGCTTTCCTTACCGTTG ATTCCTACGAAGCTAGTACAAAAGCAGAAGAAATTGCTCCTGTGGAAATTGCCCAGAGTGATGAAGGAGATGGAGATTATGATTCTGATACGGGCCTTCAAAGTTCATCTCCAACAGAGATTCTTACTGAAGAAGTCGCTACAGAAAAAACATCCAGTGGCATTTCTCCACCAGAAGCTCCAATCATTCTCAGTCCTCCACAGACTCTTAAACCAGATCAGTACAATCTGGTATGGCGCCCTGGAAAAGATGGTGGTCAGCCAATTAATGCCTATTTTGTGAAATATCGCAAG TTGGATGATAATCTCAATGTTACCAACTGGAATACAGTTCGTGTCCCTGGAAGCGAAAATGAACTTTCTCTCTCAGAACTGGAACCTTCCAGTCTCTATGAAGTCTTGATGGTAGCCAGAAATGTGGCCGGTGAAGGCCAGCCTTCCATGCTTACTTTCCGTACTAGCAAAG AAAAAACCTCCTCCTCAAAAAATACACAGGCTCCCTCTCAACCAGTTGGTATTCCTAAGCACTCTGTCATTCAAGAAGGGGCAACCAACAATTTTGGAGTGGTCCTTCCAGATTCATCTCGACATAGTGGAG TACCTGAGGCACCAGATCGACCTACTATTTCCACGGCATCAGAGACTTCTGTTTATGTCACTTGGATCCCACGTGCCAATGGTGGATCACCCATCACTGCCTTTAAAGTAGAATATAAACGCATGAACAGGAACAGTGAGTGGCTGGTTGCAGCTGATAACATCTCCCCTTCCAAACTTTCAGTGGAAGTTGGCAGTTTGGATCCAG GAGCTGCATATAAGTTTCGTGTGATTGCTATTAATAACTACGGGGAGAGCCCACGAAGTTCTGCCTCTCGGCCTTATCAGGTAGCTGGATTTACCAATCGGTTTTCCAACCGACCCGTCACAGGACCTCACATTGCTTACACTGAGGCGGTCAGCGACACTCAGATCATGTTAAAGTGGACT TATATCACttcaagcaacaacaacacacccatCCAAGGATTTTATATTTATTACCGGCCAACAGATAGTGACAATGATAGTGATTACAAGAGGGATGTTGTGGAAG GCACAAAGCAGTGGCACTTGATAAGTCACCTGCAACCTGAAACATCTTATGATATTAAAATGCAGTGCTACAATGAAGGAGGTGAAAGTGACTACAGCAATGTGATGATCTGTGAGACCAAAG AGTATGACCCTCCTGGTTACCTTTACCAACGTGCTGATATCAATGGGCAAATGGTTGAGTACACGACATTACCAGGCACAAGTCGTATCAATGGCAGCATACATGGAAACTTTATCAGTAATGGAAACCATAATAATGGTTGCCTTCATCTCCATCACAAGGTTCCTAATGGAACGAATGGAATCATGAATGGTGCTGTAAATGGAGGAACTGTTGTTTATCCAAGGCACACTAACTCCCTGTCCAGAGCACACATGGAATATGAACACACCCACCACCTCGGAAAT GGTGGTGGTGTATACACAGCTATGCCTCAGACAGACCCTTCAGAATGCGCGAACTGCCGGAACTGTCGGAACAATAACAG GTGCTTCACTAAAACCAGTGGCACTTTTGGAAGCAACCCTGCAGCTGTGATGCCCATCGTAGCACCTTATCAGCAGGACAGTTTAGAAATGAAACCGTTGAATCATATGATGGTTGCGATGTGCTTAGCGTCCACAACCCCCGGATGCAACGCTGAGGCAGAGGAAGATGGCAAGGAGAAAGTGGATCCCCCATCTCCTCAGGACTCCTGTGACCAAGAAAATGTGAATCCACTCAGTACAGATTGTATAGAAG atcACAGTGCACATTTGGAAACATCAGATCACATGTTAAGCTGGAGCCCCCTTATTCTCCAGCCTCTTTCAAAAGACTGTAATGAAAAGACAGAAGGGATTTCAAATGGCGTTACGTTGGATGGTTTGGGGAGTCTTCGACAGCTCCAAGTACAAGAGACTTAA